The following proteins are co-located in the Silene latifolia isolate original U9 population chromosome 1, ASM4854445v1, whole genome shotgun sequence genome:
- the LOC141656104 gene encoding uncharacterized protein LOC141656104, whose translation MGDGVRWPKPPVEGQAWRKDSKKKCEFHRDIGHNTEDCYTLRREIKRLYEQRELSHLLPRGGKQQDKVGSTKPANPPTCTKIINVITGGSNLSGLTYSAAKRHATETKGDRPANSCRISHSDLPAVTFDEGDTYDEREHHDALIITLSMANCTVRKMRKKFETATNEIPAG comes from the exons ATGGGAGATGGAGTAAGGTGGCCCAAACCACCAGTAGAAGGGCAGGCATGGCGGaaagatagcaagaagaagtgtgaattccaccGCGACATCGGGCACAACACTGAAGATTGttacacattacgaagagagatcaagcgcctgtatgagCAAAGAGagttgagccacctattaccacgtgggggcaagcagcaagataaaGTAGGCTCCACGAAGCCTGCAAACCCACCCACGTGCActaaaatcataaacgtgataacaggcggctcaaatCTGAGTGGattgacatactcagcagctaaaaggCATGCCACGGAAAccaaaggagacaggccagcAAATTCTTGCAGGATTTCTCACAGCGACCTGCCAGCAGTCACCTTCGATGAGGGAGATACATATGACGAACGGGAACATCACGATGCACTcattatcaccttgtcaatggctAACTGCACAGTCAGAAA GATGCGCAAGAAGTTTGAGACAGCAACTAATGAAATTCctgcaggataa